GGTTCGACGTCATTCCATAGAAACTGCGCCAATTCATAACGGCTGAGTTCATGGCTCGCGCCGGCATAGAGATGGGCCATCATCAACAGGCCCTTGATCGGATAGCGAACCGGGTCGCCGTTCGTCTCGATCAACCGCAGATCGCCGAATGTCTGCAGGTGGAGCACGATCCGTCCTCAGCTGTTCACAACCGAATCCTGCAGCTCACTGTCGCTGTCAGGCAATCCCGCGACTGCCAGGCTTTTGGCCAACGCCACCAGCTTTTGCCTGATATTCGGATCCTCGATGGCGATGAATGCCTTGTTGAGCGCCAGCCCCTCCTTCGAGGACAAAAAGCTGTTCAATTCATTCGTCGCGCCGTCGATCGGCCCGGCGCCGCCGTTCTCGAAGAAAAAGCCGACGGGCACGCGAAGAATCTCGGATATGCGCTGAAGACGGCTGGCGCCTATTCTATTCGTTCCCTTTTCGTATTTCTGGATCTGCTGGAAGGTAATGCCCAGAAGTTCGGCCAAGCCGTTCTGGGTCATCCCGAGCGTCTTTCGCCGAACGCGCACGCGGTTGCCAACATAGACGTCAATCGAATTCGGCGATTTAGCCTTCATGTGAATAAGTCTCCCGCTTTATCAGCACGCCCGGCTGTATAATGGAGAGTTTAAGCAAGAATGCAACTAAAAGTAAATATTTCGTAAGGATTTTTTTCAGCAGCGCACACAGTAAAAACAACCTGTGGATTATCGCAGCAGCACCATTTGGCGCGGGTGCACCTGCGCGCTCTATCGCGCACTTCGCAGCGGACGAATGCTATCCAAAATCACTGCCGCGAGAGGTTTTTGCGCAACGGCGATCATCGACTTGGCGAAAGCGGGAATTCTTCCGACATACTCAAAAACGAACATTGTCGAAGCCGGCATCCAGCAGCAGCGTGCTCAGCGTGTTTTTCGACCAGAACTTGGTATGCCCAATGACGAGGCACAAAGGTGCCCAATTGCCGACAAGAAGCCAAAGATATTTAACGGATAAATGTATACTGCTGGATTTAGACAGCCCGATCGAAACACCTTCTCGCGCGCCGGAGAAGACAAGCTTGCCCGATAATTCGTCGTCCGCATATGCAAAACAGCCGGTGGGGAAACCGCGGGTTCCCGTGGTCTTCTGGTTGCTGCTGACGATTTCCCTCTCGCTGGTCATGGGAACGGTCCTGCTTTCCAACAACATGAAACACTTAAAGACGGTTAGCCACTATTTTGGCTTCGATCTCTTTCCCCCGGAGGTCAGACCGCCTCCCCCCAAAGCCCTTCCCCGCCCCACACCACCGGCCACCTTCATGCTTCCATTGCATGTCATCGAACCGCCGATGGCACAGACCGCGTCGACTTTCCTGCGAACATGGCGGATATCCGGCACCGCAATGTGTGCGGCGCTGCGCAATGCCGGCATCGAAACCAGCGACTGGGCGGCGGCGAGTTTCAACGCCGATACATTTGAATGCTTTTTCGAGCAGAGCGGCAAGCGGGAGAAGGATCAGCTCCCGAGCTCCATCTTCGTCATCGTTCGCGGCGACGCCGCCGGCACGATCAACAATATGCGCGTGAAAATCATCAATCCCGAGACCGATGAAAATGGCCAGCTCGATCCCGCCATTCTGCGAATTTTCGAAATCATGCTGCGGCAACCGCAATGGCTCGATTTTCACGAGACCCTGAACGCGATCAAGAATCTGAAGGACATCAAGGAAGACGGCTTCGGAGCCAGTATCGGCTTCACCCGCGAGGTGCTCAATCCCGGGAATTACAACTTCACGCTCTCGCTGGATGCAACTTCAGGACCTCAGAAAAGTACAAGAAATTATTTTTCCGGCAGAAGATGGCTGCCGTTGCCGGACCCCGCAGTCGAGATCGACAGCGCGCAACCGGAATCAGTCTCCAAGCCCCCCAATACCGAAGCGCCGGCTGAAGGTCAGGAACATCGGCATTAGGTCTTCGGCTTCATCCCATGCACGGACTGATCACGCCATGTGACTCGCATCGTCGTGATGTCTGGCCATTATCTTGTAGAGCTCTTTCAGACTGTCCGCACTCGGCCGTTCGGTGCTGTCTCCACTCGCCAGACGCCAGACACGCTCGACATTGAGGTCCTGCGTGACTTGCGCAAGCTCTTCGTTCAGCGAGCGAATGACGATTTCCGATCGGCGCAACCGCCACGACATTCTGACCAGCGCTGCGAACGGGAGGGAAATGATGCCGATGATGCCGAGAACAAGGACCGCGAACTGCCAGTCATCGAGAGCAGAGAGACCGTTTCGAACGGTCGCCATAAAAAAAACGGCATTTTGAAATGCCATATGAAAATAGCTCATCAGATAGCTGGACCAATCTTCCATCACGAGCGCCCTCCCCCGAGCGGTTTATATCTTGGGTTTATGCTGAAAAGTCTAGCAGACACCAATAATATCCCCTGCCGGGAAAGTATATTAGAGGTTGTATTACTCTGCTGAATTGAACGCGAATCTCGTGATGGATCGGTGCCGACAGGCCCGGCCTTTCAAATTCCACCGCGGACATGAAAAAAGCTAACAGTGAGAGATAGAATGAATAGAAGACGTTTCCTCGCCTCGGTTCCGCTCGCTCTGTTGTATGTCCGTACGGGCCAGGCCCTGGCACAGGTGCCTGCCGCTGCAGGCCTGCGCGTCCTTGCCGACGGGAGGTCGTTCCGATTCGGATCGGCAATCGATTTGCAAAACATCAACGATCCAATCGCTGCCGGGATCTACATCGACAACGTCAATTCAATAACGCCGCGAAACGAACTGAAGTGGAGTGCGACGGAAAAGAGACCGGGTGTTTTCAGCTTCGGCAGCGCCGACCGTATGGTTGCATTTGCGCGCAAAAACAACATGAGGGTTTATGGCCACACGCTGATCTGGTATCGCGTCCCGGGCTGGGTGTCTGATATCACCGACGCAAAGACCATTCAGGCGACGATGAACCGTCATATAAAACAGGTTGTCACTCGCTATAAGAACTCGATCGATGCTTGGGATGTGGTAAACGAACCGTTGGAGTATGATGCACCGGATCTGCGGGATTGTGTTTTCCGACGCCTTCTTGGCGACGATTATATTCGTATGAGTTTCGACATGGCGCACCAGGCCAATCCCGGCGCAACGCTGGTCCTCAATGAAACGCATCTGGAGAAAAAATCCGACGTGTTCGAACAGAAGCGCGCGCGCATCCTGAAAATCGTCGAGGATCTCGTCGCCAAAAAAACGCCGATCAATGCAGTAGGTCTGCAGGCGCATTTCCGCCCCGGCCTCGACCGGATCGATCCGGAAGGAATGGGACGCTTCTGCGCGGCGCTGAAGGACATGGGTGTCGGCGTTTTCATCACCGAACTGGATGCGTCCTGTCACTTCCTGAACCGCGACAAAGCCTTCACGCCGGCATCCTACGCCGATATTTTCAGTGACGTGATTACCGTTGCCGCCGAACATGGTGACTTGAAAGGCGTGACGGTATGGGGCATGTCGGAAAAATACGGCGAGCCCGATGAGAAAGCGACCGATCCCGCTGCGGCTTGCACGAAGCGCGTTAATCTTTACGACGAAAACAATGCGCCACGAAGTGCGGTTGATGGGATCCGGCGGGCAATAGAGGCGATGTGATGCGCAAGACAACGGAGACGCAAACAGATTCATGAAAAAAGCCGTTATTTATGTGGAAAAATTTTTGCCTGCCAGCCAGGCATTTGTTCTCAACCAAGCGGTAGCGTTTCGTTCTTTCGAAGCTGAAATTCTTGCTGGCTCGCGAATTTCTTCGGCCCATACAAAAAAATCCACTGTTCCGGTTCATGACATCCGTCGGTCGCCCGTTGCACGGGCCGGTGAACTGCTTCTGAAAATCCCGCAGATCGGTCTCCCCTTCCTCTTTCCCGCGATCGGAAAAGCCGATCTCGTTCATGCCCATTTTGGCAAGAACGGGTATGTCATCGGCCCATTGGCGCGCGCCGCCGGCAAGCCGCTGGTCACGACGTTCCACGGCTTCGATGCCACCTATCGCGGTGATCCGAAAAAGCCGGGCGGCTTCAATCAGGTGCGTTTCTTCGCCAAGGGCCGGAGCGAGATGGCCGGCTGGAACAGCTGGAACATCGCCGTGTCCGATTTCATCCGCGACCGGCTGCTGGCGCTCGGCTTTCGTGCCGAACGCGTCTATCGCCATCACATCGGCATCGATCTCGATCTCTTCAAAATGGAGCCTCGTCCGCGAAAAAAAGGGCTCGTGGTTTCAATTGCCCGCTTCGTCGACTACAAGGGCCATCGTTTCATGATCGATGCGCTTTCACGGGTGGCCGCCGCCGGCACCCCGGTCGAATTCGTCATGGTCGGCCAGGGCCCGTTGAAGGAGGAAATCGAAGCACTGGCGCGTCGTTCCTTGCCAAGCGTCACGATCCATGAAAATCTGTCGCAGACTGAGATAAGAGATCTGCTCGCCAGTGCGGAGCTTTATCTTCATGGAAGCGTGACCCTCGACAATGGTCACGCCGAAGCTTTCGGCCTCGCCAATCTAGAGGCGGAAGCCGTCGGTACTCCGGTCGTCGCATTTCGCTCGGGAGGCGTGGGCGAAGCGATCGAAGAGGGGAAAACTGGTTATCTCGTGGAGGAGCGGGATGTCGCGGGAATGGCGGAGGCGGTCGGAAGGCTGCTCAACGACCAGGCTCTGTGGACAGCCTTTAGCGCGCGGGCACCGCTTCTGGTGGCCGAGCGTTTCGACTTACGTCGCCAAACGGGGATGCTCGAGGACTATTACAGTTCCGTGCTAGACGAATTTTCCAGCCGGGGTCGGACTTGATGGTGCAGACAGGAAAAAAGCCGAAGTGGGGACTGAATGTATTTCGGCCGCTGCGGAACAGCATTGTGACGGCCAAATGGCTTTACTATACGAAGTTCTGGGGAATGGACATCGATCCGACGGCAAGCTTTTCCTTGAGCGTTCGTTTCGACAAGACCAACCCGAAGGGATTGCATATCGGCGCGGAAACTTACGTCGCCTTTGAGGCTGCGATTCTCACCCACGATCTCACACGCGGGCTCTACCTCCACACGAGGATCGGCAAGCGCTGCTTCATCGGCGCCCGCAGCATCATTCTGCCCGGCGTCGAGATCGGCGACGAATGTGTCATCGGCTCGGGCTCGGTGGTAACCAAGAACGTGCCGCCGCGCTCGCTCGTGGCGGGAAATCCGGCAAAGATAATCCGCAGCGACATCAAGATCATTTCGCGTTACGGACGCATGGCACGCGAAGACGAGACGGTCTCGCAGATCGTGACGCACTTGCCGACTGGAGAAGCACGATGAAGATGTTTGCCTACCGGGGGAAACACGAGAATTTTGGCGACGAACTGAACCATTGGCTCTGGGAGCGTCTGCTGCCCGGCTTCTTCGATGAGGACGAAAGCCAGCTCTTTCTCGGCATCGGCTCGATCCTCTACGACAATTTCGACCCGAACATGCAGAAGATCGTCTTCGGCTCGGGTTACGGTGGCTACACCAACCCGCCGAAAGTCGACGGCAACTGGACGTTCTATTTCGTGCGCGGAAAGAAGACCGCCGAGGTCCTCGGCATCGATCCGAGCTACGCCATCGGCGATTCGGGCATCCTCACGCGCAGCTGCTGGGATGCGAAAAGCATCGAAAAGCGTTACCCGGTCTCCTTCATGCCGCACTACGAAAGCGCCATGTACGGCAGTTGGGATAAGGTTTGCGAACTCGCAGGCATTCACTATATCGATCCGCGCTGGCCGGTGGAAAAGGTTCTGACCGAAATCAGCGCATCGCATAAAGTGGTCTCCGAGGCGATGCATGGCTGCATTATCTCAGACGCGTTGCGCGTTCCCTGGCGGGCGATTCGACCGATCGCGCCGGGGAACCGAGCCAAGTGGTACGATTGGGCAAGTGCGCTTGATCTGGAGATCGACTTCGACCCGATCGGCCCGTCAAACGTCGTCGAAGCAGGCGCATCACTGGTACGGAACAACACCTATCTTTTGAAGAACATAACGTTCCGCCACCGCCGCATCCGGCAGCTCACCGGCAATTATGTCTTCGGGTCGACGGTCAAGACGCTGCAACGGGTAGCAGAGAAGCCGGGACAACTGAGTTCCGACGAGTCCATGGTAAATGCGCACAACAGAATGCTGCTGGAACTGGATCGGCTGAAGCAGGATTTTTCCAAGAAAGCGGCAAGCGTCCTGTGACCCTGCAAACCCGATTCGTGACGAGGCGATAAGGCATGATCCTTTCTAACTTCATCAACCCCCTCTCTTCCCGCAAGGGGGAGAAATACTTTGGATGGGCGCTCGGCCCGCTTCAACGGTCAGTGTCCTTGACGTGCGGAGCCGTTCGACCATGAGCAGTGTTACCGACCGGCTGATCCAGGGCAGCATGTGGCTGAGCCTGTCCCGCGCCATCGTCAACGGGCTTTCGGCGCTCAGCACCTTCGTTCTCGCCTGGTACCTCGCCCCGTCCGATTTCGGTCTCGTTGCCATTGCAACGACGATCCAGATCATTCTGAGTTCCGTCACCGAACTCTCGCTCAATCAGGCGCTCATCCGCCACGAGGACCCGAGCGAGGTTCATTTCAGCGCGGTTTGGACGCTGAGCGTGACAAGAAGCGCGATCCTGGCTTTGCTGTTTGCCGCCAGTGCCTTTCCAATTGCCGAGTTTTATAACGAGCCCCGGCTGACAAGCGTCATGCTGGCTTTGAGTTTCAGCTTGCTCCTGAGCGGCCTGGCCAATCCACGTCGCGTCATGCTCCAGCGTGATCTGATCTTCTGGCAGGAATTCGTTCTCAACGTATCGCAAAAGCTGGTCGGCTTCGTCGTGACGGTGGCAATCGCTGCGATCTACCAGAGCTATTGGGCGCTTGTTCTTGGCACCCTCGCCTATCAGATTACCAATATCATCGTTTCCTATACCGTCTTGCCGTTCTGGCCGCGCGTAACCTTCCGGCATGCGCGGGAATTGTTTTCGTTCTCGCTCTGGCTGACGGCAGGACAGATCGTCAACACGCTGAACTGGCGGATCGAATATCTGCTGATCGGCAAGATGTTGGGAGCCACGCAGCTAGGCCACTATACCGTCGGCAACACCCTTTCGACGCTGCCGACCCGTGAGGCCACGGCACCATTGAACCAGACGATTTATCCGGGCTTTTCCAGAGTGCGCAACGACCCGGTCCGGCTGATCGCAGCCTATCAGCGCGCGCAGGCTCTTTTGGCTGCAGTGGCGCTTCCGGCTGGAATCGGCATGGCGGTCGTGGCTGATCCATTGATGCGGCTCGCCTTGGGAGAGAAATGGATTCCCGCCATCTTTATCGTCCAGGCGCTTGCATCGGTCTTTGCTCTGCAGACGCTCGGTTCACTCGTCCAGCCGTTGGGCATGGCAAAGGGTCATACCAAGTTGCTGTTCATCCGCGACGCCCAGATGCTGGTGGTCCGCGTTCCCATCATCATCGTCGGCCTGATGATTGCCGGACTTCCAGGCGTCGTTTATGCGCGTGTGTTGACGGGTCTGATTTCCACCGCGGTCAATATGCTTCTCGTCAAGCGGCTGATCGGCCTGCCGTTCTTCCAGCAACTCGGGGCCAACTTCCGCGCGCTTGCCAGCGTCGCATTGATGGCCGCCGGCGTCTGGGGACTGTCACATCTCCTGAACATGCCGACCGATAAGCTGGGCCTGGCTCTCCATCTGGCCATACTGGTGATCACCGGCGGTATTCTCTATGTCGGTTCCAGCTTTGTCCTTTGGCTCGCGATGAAAAAGCCAAATGGCCCGGAAACCGAAGTTCAGCGTATCTTTGTCAAGTTCCTGTCAAAAGCCAAACGTATGGCC
The Rhizobium leguminosarum DNA segment above includes these coding regions:
- a CDS encoding helix-turn-helix domain-containing protein; this encodes MKAKSPNSIDVYVGNRVRVRRKTLGMTQNGLAELLGITFQQIQKYEKGTNRIGASRLQRISEILRVPVGFFFENGGAGPIDGATNELNSFLSSKEGLALNKAFIAIEDPNIRQKLVALAKSLAVAGLPDSDSELQDSVVNS
- a CDS encoding DUF6030 family protein, with protein sequence MPDNSSSAYAKQPVGKPRVPVVFWLLLTISLSLVMGTVLLSNNMKHLKTVSHYFGFDLFPPEVRPPPPKALPRPTPPATFMLPLHVIEPPMAQTASTFLRTWRISGTAMCAALRNAGIETSDWAAASFNADTFECFFEQSGKREKDQLPSSIFVIVRGDAAGTINNMRVKIINPETDENGQLDPAILRIFEIMLRQPQWLDFHETLNAIKNLKDIKEDGFGASIGFTREVLNPGNYNFTLSLDATSGPQKSTRNYFSGRRWLPLPDPAVEIDSAQPESVSKPPNTEAPAEGQEHRH
- a CDS encoding endo-1,4-beta-xylanase: MNRRRFLASVPLALLYVRTGQALAQVPAAAGLRVLADGRSFRFGSAIDLQNINDPIAAGIYIDNVNSITPRNELKWSATEKRPGVFSFGSADRMVAFARKNNMRVYGHTLIWYRVPGWVSDITDAKTIQATMNRHIKQVVTRYKNSIDAWDVVNEPLEYDAPDLRDCVFRRLLGDDYIRMSFDMAHQANPGATLVLNETHLEKKSDVFEQKRARILKIVEDLVAKKTPINAVGLQAHFRPGLDRIDPEGMGRFCAALKDMGVGVFITELDASCHFLNRDKAFTPASYADIFSDVITVAAEHGDLKGVTVWGMSEKYGEPDEKATDPAAACTKRVNLYDENNAPRSAVDGIRRAIEAM
- a CDS encoding glycosyltransferase, with product MKKAVIYVEKFLPASQAFVLNQAVAFRSFEAEILAGSRISSAHTKKSTVPVHDIRRSPVARAGELLLKIPQIGLPFLFPAIGKADLVHAHFGKNGYVIGPLARAAGKPLVTTFHGFDATYRGDPKKPGGFNQVRFFAKGRSEMAGWNSWNIAVSDFIRDRLLALGFRAERVYRHHIGIDLDLFKMEPRPRKKGLVVSIARFVDYKGHRFMIDALSRVAAAGTPVEFVMVGQGPLKEEIEALARRSLPSVTIHENLSQTEIRDLLASAELYLHGSVTLDNGHAEAFGLANLEAEAVGTPVVAFRSGGVGEAIEEGKTGYLVEERDVAGMAEAVGRLLNDQALWTAFSARAPLLVAERFDLRRQTGMLEDYYSSVLDEFSSRGRT
- a CDS encoding acyltransferase encodes the protein MVQTGKKPKWGLNVFRPLRNSIVTAKWLYYTKFWGMDIDPTASFSLSVRFDKTNPKGLHIGAETYVAFEAAILTHDLTRGLYLHTRIGKRCFIGARSIILPGVEIGDECVIGSGSVVTKNVPPRSLVAGNPAKIIRSDIKIISRYGRMAREDETVSQIVTHLPTGEAR
- the pssM gene encoding exopolysaccharide glucosyl ketal-pyruvate-transferase, translating into MKMFAYRGKHENFGDELNHWLWERLLPGFFDEDESQLFLGIGSILYDNFDPNMQKIVFGSGYGGYTNPPKVDGNWTFYFVRGKKTAEVLGIDPSYAIGDSGILTRSCWDAKSIEKRYPVSFMPHYESAMYGSWDKVCELAGIHYIDPRWPVEKVLTEISASHKVVSEAMHGCIISDALRVPWRAIRPIAPGNRAKWYDWASALDLEIDFDPIGPSNVVEAGASLVRNNTYLLKNITFRHRRIRQLTGNYVFGSTVKTLQRVAEKPGQLSSDESMVNAHNRMLLELDRLKQDFSKKAASVL
- a CDS encoding lipopolysaccharide biosynthesis protein, which codes for MSSVTDRLIQGSMWLSLSRAIVNGLSALSTFVLAWYLAPSDFGLVAIATTIQIILSSVTELSLNQALIRHEDPSEVHFSAVWTLSVTRSAILALLFAASAFPIAEFYNEPRLTSVMLALSFSLLLSGLANPRRVMLQRDLIFWQEFVLNVSQKLVGFVVTVAIAAIYQSYWALVLGTLAYQITNIIVSYTVLPFWPRVTFRHARELFSFSLWLTAGQIVNTLNWRIEYLLIGKMLGATQLGHYTVGNTLSTLPTREATAPLNQTIYPGFSRVRNDPVRLIAAYQRAQALLAAVALPAGIGMAVVADPLMRLALGEKWIPAIFIVQALASVFALQTLGSLVQPLGMAKGHTKLLFIRDAQMLVVRVPIIIVGLMIAGLPGVVYARVLTGLISTAVNMLLVKRLIGLPFFQQLGANFRALASVALMAAGVWGLSHLLNMPTDKLGLALHLAILVITGGILYVGSSFVLWLAMKKPNGPETEVQRIFVKFLSKAKRMALPKSA